TGTCCTTATATACTGATCTTGAACCCTCTAAAAAATATAGTATGCAATGCTTTGCACCTCAAATATATAGCTTATGTCAACTCTAACTTAAAGTCAAAATAAAGTTTGGATTTATCTATTTTAAGTTATAAACAGATAGACCAAACCTTtatcttttttatatataaaaaatagataaataaataaaaacaatttggGACTTTCAAGATGACATAtatgaagaaagaaagaaaaaaacgcCAAAAGTGGAAAACACAAGAAATGCAAAACAAAAATCTAGCTGATTCCAATTTATTCGGCTTAAAACATATGTCTGTTAGCTCATGCAAAATggacaaaatataaatatataggtAGGTAAAGCCAAGCTTCTGAAATCAAATTTCCCGTCCTTAACTTGTGTATATCAAAAACTACCAAACCTTGCATGACACctatcacaaatcacaactagTTGTTGTTCTTGTCCAACATCATGGCAATGGTTGAAGAAAAAGGCAGGGAACAAGATTACACTCAAGATGGTACAGTTGACATGAAAGGTAGACCTGTTTTAAGATCAGAAACCGGACGATGGAAAGCTTGCTCCTTCATAGCAGGTAAAATGAACCGTTTCGCGGTCTTAAATATCGTGCATAATTGGATCATGGTGATATTATGCAtgcttttttgtgatttttagggTATGAAGTGTTTGAGAGGATGGCTTACTATGGGATAGCGTCGAATTTAGTGATTTATCTAACAAGCAAGCTTCATGAGGGTACTGTGGAATCCTCGAACAACGTTAGTAATTGGGCGGGTTCGGTGTGGATGATGCCACTTGTAGGAGCTTATATAGCTGATGCTAAATTCGGCCGTTATTGGACCTTTGTAATCGCGTCATGCATTTATCTCGTGGTATGTTATGTTACTATCACACAAACTCAACAGAAAATTTGGCACATATCTTAAGCTTATTTGCTATATACTATTATTGGTTGCATTCAAGATTGACATAACTGTCATTTAGTATGTTACTTATCTGATCAAAACCAAACATGTCATTCTTCTGTTTGATCACAGGGAATGTGTTTGTTGACTCTAGCTGTTTCAGTATCGTCTTTGAGGCCACCGCATTGTGCGCAAGGAGTTGCAGACCAAAATTGCCCCCGGGCGTCACCATTGCAAAGGGGTATTTTCTTTCTTGCGCTGTACATCATTGCTGTAGGAACAGGCGGAACCAAGCCCAACATTTCAACAATGGGAGCAGACCAATTTGACGAGTTCGAGCCCAAAGAGAGATCCTATAAGCTTTCCTTCTTTAATTGGTGGTTTTTTAGCATTTTCGTCGGTACACttttctccaacactttcctAATCTACATACAAGACAGAGTGGGCTGGGCTGTAGGGTATGGCCTTCCTACCGCCGGGCTTGCCATTTCAGTATTGGTATTTCTGATAGGAACTCCGTTATATAGGCATAAACTTCCCTCAGGCAGCCCTATAACTAGGATGCTTCAAGTATTTGTGGCGTCTATCAGAAAGTGGAAGGCACGAGTCCCAGATGATCCGAAAGAGCTACACGAGTTAAGCATAGACGAGTATATGTCCAATGGGAGAAATAGAATTGATCACAGCTCTTCCTTGAGGTTAAGTCTAACCACTTTTTATCCCTTCCAATTTCACCATCTTTTTTCATGTCATGAAAATAGGATGTTGATAATTTAACTTGCATGCATTACCTCTTCTTTGCTTGTAGTTTCCTCGACAAGGCGGCTATGAAGACCGGCCAAACATCATCATGGATGCTTTGTACAGTGACACAAGTTGAGGAAACCAAacaaatgacaaaaatgattCCTATTTTGATTACAACAATCATCCCAAGCACATTGATAGTTCAATCGACCACACTCTTCATTAAACAAGGCACCACACTAGACAGGAGTATGGGGCCACATTTTGATATCCCTCCAGCATGTCTCACAGCATTTATAACTATCTTCATGCTAATAAGCATTGTACTCTACGACCGTGTTTTTGTGCCCGTGGTCCGGCGATACACAAAGAATCCCAGAGGAATCACAATGTTGCAGAGATTAGGAATTGGTCTAGTGTTGCACATTGCTATAATGGTCACTGCATGCTTGGCTGAGAGGAAGAGACTCCGTGTTGCAAGAGAAAACAATCTCTTCGGCCGGCACGATACAATTCCCCTTACGATTTTTATTCTCCTCCCTCAGTTTGCACTGGGAGGGGTCGCCGATAGCTTCGTCGAAATTGCCAAACTAGAGTTCTTCTATGATCAAGCACCAGAAGGCATGAAAAGTCTCGGAACATCATATTTCACAACCAGCTTGGGCTTAGGAAGTTTCCTAAGTACTTTCCTTCTTTCAATTGTTGCTCATATCACTGAGAGACATGGTCACAAAGGTTGGATTTTGGATAACCTTAATATCTCCCGTTTAGATCATTACTATGTATTCATGGCAGTGCTAAGCTTACTCAACTTCCTTTGCTTTGTGGTTATTGCCAAGTCATTTGTATATAATGTTGAtgtcaaacaaaacaaatcagGTTTGGAGATGAACGCAGCTTCATCTCAGAGCAATGTTAGAATAAGCCAAAGCAGTCCACGACAGGATGCCAAGTCCTAGGAAAACACGACCGTTAATCCTTCTATTCGCATTTCGGTAAATAAATAGCTTCAGATCTGTCTCTGAAtgagtgatcttttcttgtttaGAAACCTTAACATGTTCATAAATAGTTTCGAATTAATTGTGTACATTTAAATTTATAGTCTATTATTCTGTTTTCCATTATCATAAATAATGCATAGTAAAATACAAGTTTATGAAAATAGTGTTTGTAATTTGTAGGAATATTTACTATTTGTTAGTCATTCTGTAAAGGAGAAAGTAATTAATATAAagttcaatttaatttttattttattaaaaaatttataaacttAGTTTATTCCCACCTTTCGgtgtaatttaattaatcaaatgtaATCAATTCCTTGATACTCTTAGAcacttttttttgtcaaaatttggttttttccgAAAGTGCATTTACGGAAGTATTTTAAACTGagaaaactttaaaataattcaACATTCCGTAGATGTACTTTCGGAAAAACCAAATTTTGGCAAAAAAAATTACTTCCTGATGTGTATTTCCGAAAACCATAGATATTTTTGGAAGCGCACATGGTGCCTAAAGACCCCGAGAAGGAGTGGTGTAAGAGTTTCTCAAAAAGTTTTACTTCCTTTTTTATCTACTTTTTCTCTAAAATTTTCTTTCTAGATTTAAGAGTGTGAAACAAGTCACAAGCATATTCCATAAATGTTGTGCCTGCCGGCTACATATGATAATGATATgaacatgatgaatgatgatgctaaCATGCAATGTTATTCTAATCAATTACTAGTGATGAATAGTGACAGTAAACTGTCATATATCTTTGTTTGAGGCAGGGCCGGCCCAACCCGTTTAGAGgcctaaaacaaattttaaagtaaagtctttaaaatgtatttcaaaatattaattttgtgatttttaagaGTTGAATTAAATACCAATAGGAAAAGAGGACTATATATTAACAATTCATCTACAATAATATATGTAATTCAaatgtcattatatatttttatatctaaataaaaaaatctGAGGCCTTTTTTAAGCCTAAACTTTTGAGGCCTAAAGCCCTAGCTTTAGCAGCTTGGCCCGGCCCTGGTTTGAGGCCACTAGTCTTTATCATTAGTATAAAAAATATTAGAGATAGATACAAGAGAAAAACCATCATAGCATTAGAGTTACCAGCTTCAAAAGATCTAATAACAGTTTGGTGGGTAAGTTAAAGGTAAAACAGCAAGTAAGTCAGTTGAGAAagaaagagatgaaaaatgtGTGATTCACAAGAACTACTAAACAAAAAATCCGGCGGAATAATCGTTTTTTGTTTTTAACCTTTAGATTTTTGTTTGTTGGCTCATGTAAACTGAAAGTCTTACAACTTAAAGGTACtgaaagctaagtttctaaaatCAAAGTCTCTGTCCTTAAATACATCAGAAGCTCAAGAAAAAAAGGTAACAACCTTGCATGATCCTATATAAGAGCTTAAGTAGTTATTCTTGTCCAGCATCATGATGGCAATGGTAGAAGAAAAAGGCTCGGCAAACGGGGAGGAAGATTACACACAAGATGGCACGGTAGACCTGAAAGGCAGACCTGTTTTAAGATCAAAGACTGGAAGATGGAAAGCTTGCTCCTTTATAGTAGGTAAAATGATGCATTTTGCTGCCTTAATATTTTTGAGTACCCCAATTCTTTCACTTTTTTCATTTGATTGTTTTCACATACAGTATAATGTATTATCATTACTTATGAATATTGCATATACATTTTTGTCATTTACAGCGTATGAAGTATTTGAAAGGATGGCTTTCTATGGAATAGCATCAAACTTAGTGGTGTATTTAACAGAAAAGCTCCATGAGGGTACGGTGGAATCATCAAACAACATAAGCAACTTAAGCGGTGCAGTATGGATGATGCCACTTGCAGGAGCTTACATAGCCGATGCCTATCTTGGCCGATATCGGACTTTTGTGATTGCATCAGGCATTTATTTCTTGGTATGAAGTGTGAAATTTAATGTCATAATTTGAATATACGCTACTTAGTGATAAAGGTAGGACTTGGTAGCAATATTGGATGCACAATATGATTGTTTTGTAACATATCATAACAACACATTTGATAGCATAACCTGGCCCCAAAACTTAAGTGATTTACTATGCTACCTATCTTAGGTGATTATTATAAAGTATAAACAGACAGCCCTTGATTTCTTTGACTACAGGGAATGTGCTTATTGACTCTAGCAGTTTCGTTACCATCTTTGAAGCCACCACAATGTGCAGAAGGCATAGCAGACAATAACTGCCCCAAGGCGTCACCATTGCAAAAGGGTGTTTTCTTCCTTGCCCTATATATCATTGCCGTAGGCACAGGGGGAACCAAGCCCAACATTTCCACAATGGGAGCCGACCAATTTGACGAGTTCGAGCCTAAAGAGAGATCCTACAAGCTTTCCTTCTTCAATTGGTGGTTTTTTAGTATTTTTCTGGGTACCCTATTCTCCAACACTTTCCTAATTTACATACAAGACAATGTAGGTTGGGCCGTTGGATACGGCCTTCCGACTGCCGGGCTCGGTATTTCAATATTGGTTTTTCTGGTAGGAACTCCGCTGTATAGGCACAAGTTGCCCTCAGGTAGTCCTCTAACCAGGATGCTTCAAGTCTATGTGGCAGCTATTCGAAAGTGGAAATCATGCATCCCAGAAAATCCAAAAGAGCTACATGAGTTGAATATGGAAGATTATGATTGTAAGGGGAGAAACAGAATTGATCACAGCTCTTCATTGAGGTTAAGTCTAGTTAGTCCTTATCTCTTCGACTCTCACTATACTTGTTTTCCATGTCAGGATAATTTGGCATGAATTACTAATTTGCATATACTACGCATTCTCTACTTGTAGATTTCTTGACAAAGCTGCTATAAAGACTGATGAAACATCGACATGGATGCTTTGTACCGTGACACAAGTCGAGGAAACCAAACGAATGACAAAAATGATTCCTATTTTGATTACAACAATCGTGCCAAGCACATTGATAGTTCAAGCAACCACACTCTTCATTAAACAAGGCATCACGCTAAACAAGAGCATGGGACCCCATTTTGATATTCCTCCAGCATGTCTGACAGCGTTTATAACTATCTTCATGCTGATAAGCATTGTAGTCTACGACCGTGTTTTTGTGCCACTGATCCGGCGGTATACAAAGAATCCCAGAGGAATCACAATGCTACAAAGACTCGGAATTGGCCTTGTGCTGCATGTCATTATAATGATCACCGCATGCTTAGCTGAAAGGAAGCGTCTCAGTGTGGCACGAGAAAACCGTCTCTTTGGCCCACACGATACACTTCCTCTTACTATTTTTATTCTCCTCCCTCAGTTTGCCTTGGCAGGAGTTGCTGATAACTTCGTTGAAATCGCTAAGATGGAAATCTTCTATGACCAAGCACCCGAAGGCATGAAAAGTCTCGGAACGGCATATTTCACAACCAGCTTGGGTTTAGGAAGCTTTCTCAGTACTTTCCTTTTGACAGCCATTGCGAATATCAGCCAAAGAAACGGTCACAAGGGATGGATTTTGAATAACCTAAACATATCGCGTTTAGATTATTATTACGTATTCATGGCAGTACTAAGCTTTCTCAACTTCCTTTTCTTTTTGGTTGTTGCCAAGTTCTTTGTATATAATGTTGATGTAACGCAAAACAAATATGGTTTGGAAATGATCATTCCTTCATCACAGGACAATGGTAGAATAGGTCAGAGCACACCACAACCAGATGCCAAGTCCTAGGGAAAATAGGATTGTTGTACCACTATATGATATCATCTAATGCACTCTCTCAAATAAACATCGCATGAGTTGCACTAATTTTCGACATGAATTTCATTATATATCAGTATTAGCATCCATCAACATCTAGAATACGAGAGAGCAAGATAATTAGTTTTCGATGCCTAACTAATTATCTCTCGTGATTGCAGTTGCCGAAATCGAACCATGGTCCTTCCTACCAAGTCCAAccccaatcaccactggaccaactaaaaaaaattaaatatttttaattaataaagaaaaatataaatattaaaaaacacttCTTTAAATTGTAATAAGATCGGATCTTGATACACTaattatgtaaaaatatttttacatttgtATTCAATCAAATCTCtctactattttttaaaataaaaatatcaaatatttatttaGCATGATTAATGACTTTTTTTATATAGCTTGATTTAGTGAGTTAATTAGATGCATAGGTAAGAAATTTTGACATTATCATAGAAATCTACTATATCATGCATATGTTctatatataaatcaaataaatagatTTTATGGTTACTGAAAATATCAATTTAATCATATGTTctatatataaatcaaataaatttcataattaaacaaaataataaaatcatcaattaaaaATTTAGTTTGATTTAGTATTTAACAAATAACACATCAAGCCTCGGTaagattttatatatatatcaatcagatacaattataatttaatagtaatttttattttttatttttatggtgAATCAATAGTTGCTATGTCAAAGTTGGAAACATGTTACTTATAAATAGCACCTTGCACTTGTATATTTGTAATAACAAAAAATAAGCTAATTGTTTTCTCTTAAAAGAAAAGtaagacaaagaaaaaaattatgatgAATGGATTTTATAAACGACCTCTTCCTCCTCCTGCAATTGATTTCGTCTCTGAAGATGGCAAGGTCAGTGTATGTTTTCAATTTGTTATGTTTTGTATGTTATTGCTAAAATATCTCATATACATCAAATTTAATTGAACTTTTTGGTATAATTATAATGTTTGCATATTCAACAAATGTTAAGTTATTGAGTGTTCTTCATACAAAATTTATACCAAAAAATTTtgatataaaatttatatcaaaatttataacaaatattataaggttttaaaatattcaacaaaatgttaagttattgaGTGTTCATCCAAAATTAGAGACTTTTAAAAGTttagttaaatttttttaataatatagaaaaataaatattaaatactatcacgaaattgattattttttaataaatatatttatagtaAATTATTGAATCAAGTTTACACTATgtgatttaaaataattaataataataaaattagtactactagtaaaaaataaaataataaatttaagacCTACAAAATTGTGAGGATAAGACAATCGTCTCACTCGCCATTCTTTTGGACCAACAGGATATTAGTGACTTGTATTCTATGGAAAATCAATCTTAATATCTTAGTCACCAAGGTTTAGGAAGTCTAAATTAATGTTATGTATAATAGTCTTAAaagaaaacttaaataaaaaataaaaattaaatatagttttagtttttataatattttcaaaaaaaagattataaattaattaataaaataaatgtgatgATATACTAAGACGAATGAGCGAGTGCAAAATTCGTAGTAGAAAACAGTGGAATTGGATTCATTCTCGCAAATAACTTTCTTCAAACTCTAAACTCTCTAAAATCGCAAAACCCCATCATGTGAACCCTTATTAGAACCGACCGGGACTGTGCAACACGCGCCGAAGTTACGTTTCCAATTCGGAGAGCTCTCTCTGCCGTAGCTTCTAGACGAAACTTATCTCAATTTCCAAATCCAAAACGAGTCAATAGTTTTCTGAAACGTAAGGAGTGTATCATGGCAATGGCGGGATTGTATAGACGCCTTCTCCCTTCTCCCCCTTGCTTTGATTTTGCTTCATCTCATGGCAAGGTTGCCTCTCATATTCTTATTTCTCAACTGCTTATGTATGCTATTATTGTGTACTTGCCACGTTTCTGTATGCGTTTCTGTACTTGCATGTTTGTGTATGGTATTGTGTACTTGCAATTTCATTTTGTGTTGTTCACGTGTTTGTTTTATTGTCACAGCAACTTTTTGTTGAAAGCATTCAAAATGGAACGATGGAAGGCTTTT
The window above is part of the Vicia villosa cultivar HV-30 ecotype Madison, WI unplaced genomic scaffold, Vvil1.0 ctg.001464F_1_1, whole genome shotgun sequence genome. Proteins encoded here:
- the LOC131635309 gene encoding protein NRT1/ PTR FAMILY 5.2-like, producing MAMVEEKGREQDYTQDGTVDMKGRPVLRSETGRWKACSFIAGYEVFERMAYYGIASNLVIYLTSKLHEGTVESSNNVSNWAGSVWMMPLVGAYIADAKFGRYWTFVIASCIYLVGMCLLTLAVSVSSLRPPHCAQGVADQNCPRASPLQRGIFFLALYIIAVGTGGTKPNISTMGADQFDEFEPKERSYKLSFFNWWFFSIFVGTLFSNTFLIYIQDRVGWAVGYGLPTAGLAISVLVFLIGTPLYRHKLPSGSPITRMLQVFVASIRKWKARVPDDPKELHELSIDEYMSNGRNRIDHSSSLSFLDKAAMKTGQTSSWMLCTVTQVEETKQMTKMIPILITTIIPSTLIVQSTTLFIKQGTTLDRSMGPHFDIPPACLTAFITIFMLISIVLYDRVFVPVVRRYTKNPRGITMLQRLGIGLVLHIAIMVTACLAERKRLRVARENNLFGRHDTIPLTIFILLPQFALGGVADSFVEIAKLEFFYDQAPEGMKSLGTSYFTTSLGLGSFLSTFLLSIVAHITERHGHKGWILDNLNISRLDHYYVFMAVLSLLNFLCFVVIAKSFVYNVDVKQNKSGLEMNAASSQSNVRISQSSPRQDAKS
- the LOC131635316 gene encoding protein NRT1/ PTR FAMILY 5.2-like, whose protein sequence is MMAMVEEKGSANGEEDYTQDGTVDLKGRPVLRSKTGRWKACSFIVAYEVFERMAFYGIASNLVVYLTEKLHEGTVESSNNISNLSGAVWMMPLAGAYIADAYLGRYRTFVIASGIYFLGMCLLTLAVSLPSLKPPQCAEGIADNNCPKASPLQKGVFFLALYIIAVGTGGTKPNISTMGADQFDEFEPKERSYKLSFFNWWFFSIFLGTLFSNTFLIYIQDNVGWAVGYGLPTAGLGISILVFLVGTPLYRHKLPSGSPLTRMLQVYVAAIRKWKSCIPENPKELHELNMEDYDCKGRNRIDHSSSLRFLDKAAIKTDETSTWMLCTVTQVEETKRMTKMIPILITTIVPSTLIVQATTLFIKQGITLNKSMGPHFDIPPACLTAFITIFMLISIVVYDRVFVPLIRRYTKNPRGITMLQRLGIGLVLHVIIMITACLAERKRLSVARENRLFGPHDTLPLTIFILLPQFALAGVADNFVEIAKMEIFYDQAPEGMKSLGTAYFTTSLGLGSFLSTFLLTAIANISQRNGHKGWILNNLNISRLDYYYVFMAVLSFLNFLFFLVVAKFFVYNVDVTQNKYGLEMIIPSSQDNGRIGQSTPQPDAKS